AAACAGCATAGCCCATGGGATTTACCCGTGTCCAAACACCTTGGCAAGCCATCCACCAGTCTCCACAATAACTAAAGGAGGCAGTCCTAATCCTGACGTCGATGACCTTAAATCACTACCAGACCCTAGAGGTGTCGGAAACGGCAACCCAGACGGAAATTAAGTTGGCCTATCGGCGATTAGCCAAGCAGTTTCACCCAGACAGTCAGCAGGTGACTGCTGGCCATGAGCAGTTTACGCGGATCAATGCAGCCTATGAAGTGTTGAGTGATCCACGGCAGCGCTCCATATACGATCAGCGGCGTCAAGGGATTGGGGCGGCTAGCCGTAATCGCCAACAGCGGACGGCGGCTGCCCAGCAACAATATCGCCACCAACGCCAGGCCAGCCGATCGGCGGACGATCAGGTGCATGATTGGGTGAAACAGGTCTATACTCCCATTGACCGGCTGATGGCCAAAATTCTGACCCCGCTCAAGGGAGAACTCCGTAGTCTATCTGCCGATCCCTTTGATGATGAACTGATGGAAGGGTTTCAGGCCTATTTAGAGGCCTGTCGCACCTGG
This portion of the Halomicronema hongdechloris C2206 genome encodes:
- a CDS encoding J domain-containing protein, which encodes MTLNHYQTLEVSETATQTEIKLAYRRLAKQFHPDSQQVTAGHEQFTRINAAYEVLSDPRQRSIYDQRRQGIGAASRNRQQRTAAAQQQYRHQRQASRSADDQVHDWVKQVYTPIDRLMAKILTPLKGELRSLSADPFDDELMEGFQAYLEACRTWLEQAQGRFQSTPNPANLAGVAANLYHCLNQLEDGIEEMERFTYSYEESYLHTGQELFRISSQLRRDAKTGLKEVVFEANASPWP